The following coding sequences are from one Longimicrobiales bacterium window:
- the pabB gene encoding aminodeoxychorismate synthase component I: MPPARVILDFPAAGRNSERLEPGPPLRVISAHRIEDVRPALRQAEQAAADGAWVAGFVAYEAAPAFDPALTTRAHAGALPLVWFGVFDPPDPVVRGASAPPLPRVSWSADVPRADYDDAIRVIRAAIAEGSVYQVNHTIRFRAQCGIEPRDLYDGLVAAGHGRYHALIETPDWAVVSASPELFIDVRDGIVTTRPMKGTARRGRWAGEDEAAAARLADSGKDRAENLMIVDLLRNDFGRVARFGAVEVRDMFAVETYPTVHQMTSTITARLRDGVTVDDIFAAAFPCGSVTGAPKIAALEHIARLEPSPRGVYCGAIGVLRPDGTATFNVAIRTLVIDKATDTAVYGAGGGITWDSVADAEYDEVVAKAALLTEAPIPDFDLLETMRLENGVIPRLDLHLDRLESSARYWGFSEEARGCAAASLARLCQSVVTGTWRVRMTVSRDAHISITRLRMDDQAGEGADDVRTVVLADSPIDSRNRLLYHKTTARAAYDVRRAEHPDAFDVLLHNENGCITEFTIGNVVAEIDDERITPPLNAGLLPGTFREQLLRTRGVREADVRIADLKRVTRLWLVNSLREWVPVQLK, encoded by the coding sequence ATGCCACCCGCCCGCGTCATACTGGACTTCCCGGCGGCCGGCCGCAACAGCGAGCGGCTCGAGCCCGGTCCGCCGCTCCGTGTCATTTCCGCACACCGCATCGAGGACGTGCGGCCGGCCCTGCGGCAGGCGGAACAGGCCGCGGCCGATGGCGCGTGGGTGGCCGGATTCGTCGCGTACGAAGCAGCGCCGGCGTTCGACCCGGCACTCACGACGCGCGCGCACGCGGGCGCCCTGCCGCTCGTATGGTTCGGCGTCTTCGACCCGCCCGATCCTGTCGTACGCGGCGCGAGCGCTCCACCACTGCCGCGGGTGTCGTGGAGCGCGGACGTGCCGCGAGCGGACTATGACGATGCGATCCGCGTGATCCGCGCAGCGATCGCCGAAGGCAGTGTCTACCAGGTGAATCACACGATCCGCTTCCGTGCGCAGTGCGGCATTGAGCCGCGTGATCTGTACGACGGGCTCGTCGCGGCGGGCCACGGCCGCTATCACGCCCTGATCGAAACGCCGGACTGGGCGGTCGTGTCCGCGTCGCCCGAGCTGTTCATCGATGTCCGCGACGGCATCGTCACGACGCGACCGATGAAGGGCACCGCTCGCCGCGGCCGCTGGGCCGGGGAGGACGAGGCGGCCGCCGCGCGGCTCGCTGACTCGGGCAAGGACCGCGCGGAGAACCTCATGATCGTCGACCTGCTGCGCAACGACTTCGGTCGGGTCGCCCGCTTCGGCGCCGTGGAAGTGCGTGACATGTTCGCCGTCGAGACCTACCCGACCGTGCACCAGATGACATCGACGATCACGGCGCGGCTGCGTGACGGGGTCACGGTGGATGACATTTTCGCCGCCGCGTTCCCGTGCGGCTCCGTGACGGGTGCGCCGAAGATCGCCGCGCTCGAGCACATCGCGCGGCTGGAGCCGTCGCCGCGCGGCGTGTACTGCGGCGCGATCGGCGTGCTCAGACCGGATGGCACCGCGACGTTCAACGTCGCCATCCGCACACTGGTCATCGACAAGGCGACGGATACGGCCGTGTACGGCGCGGGAGGCGGCATCACGTGGGATTCCGTCGCCGACGCCGAGTACGACGAGGTCGTTGCCAAGGCCGCGCTGCTCACGGAAGCGCCCATCCCGGACTTCGATCTGCTCGAAACCATGCGCCTCGAGAACGGCGTCATCCCGCGGCTCGACCTTCACCTCGACCGACTGGAATCGTCCGCGCGCTACTGGGGGTTCAGTGAGGAAGCGCGCGGCTGCGCCGCCGCGTCACTCGCCCGCCTGTGCCAGTCCGTCGTAACCGGAACGTGGCGCGTGCGCATGACCGTCTCACGCGACGCGCACATCAGCATCACGCGCCTCCGGATGGATGATCAGGCCGGTGAAGGCGCGGACGACGTTCGTACGGTCGTTCTCGCGGACTCGCCGATCGACAGCCGCAACCGGCTGCTGTACCACAAGACGACCGCACGCGCTGCGTACGATGTGCGCCGGGCCGAGCACCCCGACGCGTTCGACGTGCTGCTGCACAACGAGAATGGCTGCATCACCGAGTTCACCATTGGCAACGTCGTCGCCGAGATCGACGACGAGCGCATCACGCCGCCCCTTAACGCAGGACTCCTCCCCGGCACGTTCCGCGAACAGCTGCTGCGCACGCGCGGCGTGCGCGAGGCTGATGTAAGGATCGCAGATCTGAAGCGCGTCACGCGGCTGTGGCTGGTAAACAGCCTGCGCGAGTGGGTGCCGGTGCAATTGAAGTGA
- a CDS encoding zf-HC2 domain-containing protein, giving the protein MNVNPGKAGRSHEVGCDEYLARHSEYLDGLLSPVGAARLSAHAAACSSCARYDRIVRKGIDLVRDLPDVQPSEDFEQRLQHRIFHMEDAASLPSRPAGLAAALGVAAAIALLAWSPMIMTGTGEDVAATAERESSTVASADDAYGAVPLFSQSAWYPMAMPAAPSHQPSGLLAAFPGPYSPLVVTPPAHRSVRRVSTEYVPID; this is encoded by the coding sequence GTGAACGTGAATCCTGGCAAGGCCGGCCGATCGCACGAAGTCGGATGCGATGAATATCTGGCGCGCCACAGTGAGTACCTGGACGGCCTTCTGTCGCCGGTCGGGGCGGCGCGACTGAGCGCGCACGCGGCTGCGTGCAGCTCGTGCGCGCGCTATGACCGCATCGTGCGGAAGGGCATCGATCTGGTACGCGATCTCCCGGACGTGCAGCCATCCGAGGATTTCGAGCAGCGCCTTCAGCACCGCATCTTCCACATGGAGGACGCGGCTTCGCTGCCGTCGCGGCCCGCGGGTCTTGCGGCCGCGCTCGGTGTGGCTGCCGCCATCGCTCTGCTCGCGTGGAGCCCCATGATCATGACGGGGACCGGTGAGGACGTGGCCGCGACAGCGGAGCGGGAGAGCTCCACGGTCGCATCGGCGGACGACGCGTACGGTGCAGTGCCGCTGTTCAGCCAGAGCGCCTGGTACCCGATGGCCATGCCGGCTGCGCCGTCGCATCAGCCGTCCGGCCTGCTGGCCGCATTCCCGGGGCCGTATTCCCCGCTGGTCGTAACGCCGCCCGCGCATCGTTCGGTGCGCCGGGTCTCCACGGAGTACGTGCCGATCGACTGA